One genomic segment of Paenibacillus xylanexedens includes these proteins:
- a CDS encoding oxidoreductase, producing MKNHFNAYVVRKEEQGGVKAAIEQLKKEDLPNGDVTVQVQYSSVNYKDGLATLEKGGVVREYPMVPGIDLAGTVEESVSGRFAPGDRVISTGFEPGVSHYGGYSEYARLRSEWLVPLPPGLSEKEAMAIGTAGFTAALSVDALLQAGVKPEMGKVLVTGATGGVGSMAVAILAKLGFEVTASTGKKDQEESLLRNLGASEVITREEADVPAKGAMGKQLWAGVVDPTGGPALAERLKQIQYGGAVAVSGLTGGTAFESTVLPFILRGIQLIGIDSVYCPMERRERLWKLLGGEWKPERALELGIREISLDQLPHTLETILQGGAVGRTVVNTISDLPSA from the coding sequence ATGAAAAATCATTTTAACGCATATGTAGTCCGTAAAGAAGAACAGGGCGGAGTGAAAGCTGCTATAGAGCAATTGAAGAAGGAAGATCTGCCAAATGGAGATGTAACGGTACAGGTGCAGTATTCCAGTGTCAATTATAAAGACGGACTCGCGACTCTTGAGAAGGGCGGTGTCGTTCGTGAATACCCGATGGTACCGGGAATTGATCTGGCCGGAACGGTAGAGGAGTCGGTCAGTGGACGTTTTGCACCAGGAGATCGGGTGATCAGTACAGGATTTGAACCTGGCGTATCCCATTACGGAGGGTACAGCGAGTATGCTCGTCTGCGCAGTGAATGGCTGGTGCCTCTGCCACCGGGTCTCAGTGAAAAAGAAGCCATGGCAATTGGAACCGCAGGATTTACGGCTGCACTTTCGGTAGATGCGCTGTTACAGGCTGGAGTGAAACCGGAGATGGGCAAGGTTCTGGTTACGGGTGCAACGGGTGGCGTTGGCAGTATGGCAGTTGCCATTCTGGCGAAACTTGGCTTTGAAGTAACAGCTAGCACAGGCAAGAAGGATCAGGAGGAGTCATTGCTCCGAAACTTGGGTGCTTCAGAGGTTATTACTCGTGAAGAAGCTGATGTTCCAGCTAAAGGAGCCATGGGGAAACAGCTATGGGCGGGAGTTGTTGATCCAACAGGAGGACCGGCTCTTGCGGAGCGATTGAAACAGATTCAATACGGAGGTGCGGTAGCGGTATCCGGGTTAACTGGAGGCACAGCTTTTGAATCCACGGTACTTCCGTTTATTTTGCGTGGCATCCAGCTTATTGGTATAGACTCTGTATATTGTCCGATGGAACGTCGGGAACGATTGTGGAAACTGCTCGGTGGAGAATGGAAACCGGAGCGCGCGCTGGAACTGGGAATCCGGGAGATTTCTCTAGATCAATTGCCTCATACGCTGGAGACAATACTCCAAGGTGGTGCAGTAGGTCGTACGGTGGTCAATACGATATCAGATCTGCCATCCGCATAA
- a CDS encoding MogA/MoaB family molybdenum cofactor biosynthesis protein, whose translation MTNSVEQHRQEAPTTVSCMIVTVSDTRTKDTDTSGQLMHQLLNEAGYQIVEYIITPDETENIRSILQDAAVRDDIEAVLLSGGTGIAPRDTTYEAVSSLLDKELPGFGEIFRFLSYTEDIGSAAILSRAVAGTIGRTAVFSMPGSKGAVKLAMEKLILPELRHVMREIYKPV comes from the coding sequence ATGACTAATTCAGTGGAACAACATCGCCAGGAAGCTCCAACCACGGTATCGTGCATGATTGTTACAGTGTCGGACACCCGCACCAAAGACACCGATACCAGTGGCCAGCTCATGCACCAGCTTCTGAATGAAGCGGGTTATCAGATTGTTGAATACATCATCACACCAGATGAGACGGAGAACATTCGAAGCATCCTGCAAGATGCAGCTGTTCGTGATGATATTGAAGCCGTGTTGCTTAGCGGTGGAACAGGGATCGCACCCCGAGATACAACTTATGAAGCAGTATCCTCACTACTCGACAAGGAACTCCCGGGCTTTGGTGAGATCTTCCGTTTTCTCAGTTACACCGAAGATATCGGTTCCGCTGCCATCCTGAGCAGAGCCGTCGCTGGAACGATTGGACGAACAGCCGTATTCTCCATGCCGGGTTCCAAAGGAGCCGTCAAATTGGCCATGGAAAAACTCATTTTGCCCGAGCTGCGGCATGTGATGCGTGAAATATATAAACCCGTCTGA
- a CDS encoding CobW family GTP-binding protein, translated as MNETIIKEPSIPVYILSGFLGSGKTTLLVQLIEHWQQQGLRPAVVMNELGEVNLDGQIVDSTVPMTEMLGGCICCTVRGDLGLQLADLVQEESPDVIIIEATGAANPMEILDAVTETSLYMRLELKSLITVVDAAHLSGLYQEQKGQTFKLMQEQIRCASVLLLNKTDRVSAQELQDLKQLLAKWNGFAPVIPTVKCEVEMDLLLRSGADVHVRDSASEAGKLAHQEHHVHTETCGTHGCNHGHEHTDHTVQDDATNTDASHSHSHDHGHEHSAPHASHEHVMVYTHYFSHPVNSEAFEQFVSALPRDVYRAKGILSFSDTASRFWFQYAYRESDYMKITPQGEVPNVAVFIGEHFDQTVIRDQLLELEAIK; from the coding sequence ATGAATGAAACGATTATAAAAGAACCATCCATACCTGTATATATACTGTCAGGTTTTTTGGGGAGTGGAAAAACAACACTGCTTGTTCAGTTGATTGAACATTGGCAACAGCAGGGTTTGCGCCCCGCAGTGGTTATGAATGAGTTAGGCGAAGTCAATCTGGATGGTCAGATTGTGGATTCCACTGTTCCGATGACAGAGATGTTAGGTGGATGCATCTGTTGTACCGTACGTGGTGACTTGGGATTGCAACTTGCTGATCTCGTTCAAGAGGAATCACCTGATGTGATCATCATTGAAGCAACCGGTGCGGCGAATCCAATGGAGATTCTGGATGCAGTAACAGAGACTTCACTTTACATGCGATTGGAACTGAAAAGTCTCATTACCGTTGTGGATGCAGCACATCTGTCTGGTCTGTATCAGGAGCAGAAGGGGCAGACCTTCAAACTAATGCAGGAGCAGATTCGTTGTGCGTCTGTGCTTCTCTTGAACAAAACGGATCGGGTGAGTGCACAGGAACTGCAAGATCTGAAGCAGCTTTTGGCAAAATGGAATGGCTTCGCACCTGTAATTCCTACAGTGAAATGTGAGGTGGAGATGGATCTGCTGCTTCGCAGCGGGGCAGACGTGCATGTACGTGATTCAGCTTCTGAAGCAGGCAAGCTGGCTCACCAAGAGCATCATGTGCATACGGAAACCTGTGGTACACATGGCTGCAATCATGGACATGAGCATACAGATCATACAGTCCAAGACGATGCTACGAATACTGACGCATCTCATAGCCATAGTCATGACCACGGTCACGAGCATTCTGCTCCTCATGCATCACACGAACATGTCATGGTGTATACGCATTATTTCAGTCATCCGGTCAACAGTGAGGCGTTTGAACAATTTGTATCTGCTTTGCCACGGGACGTGTATCGAGCAAAAGGCATTTTATCGTTTAGTGACACGGCGAGCCGTTTCTGGTTCCAGTATGCCTACCGTGAATCGGATTACATGAAGATCACACCTCAGGGAGAGGTCCCTAATGTTGCTGTGTTTATAGGTGAACATTTTGACCAAACTGTCATTCGTGACCAATTACTGGAATTGGAAGCGATAAAGTAG
- a CDS encoding four-helix bundle copper-binding protein produces MTQQQYQQCIDACLECMNACNVCYISSLKEYDLAMLRDCIRLNRECAEICSFAAQAMTRGSDFIAEICELCVKACEACAAECGKHHHDHCQACAEACRRCAEACRLMAAVA; encoded by the coding sequence ATGACACAACAACAATATCAACAATGTATCGATGCTTGCCTGGAGTGCATGAATGCATGCAACGTATGTTACATATCGAGTCTGAAAGAATATGATCTGGCGATGTTGCGTGATTGCATACGTTTGAATCGGGAATGTGCGGAGATCTGCAGTTTTGCTGCACAAGCGATGACACGTGGAAGTGATTTCATTGCTGAAATATGCGAATTGTGTGTGAAAGCTTGTGAAGCTTGCGCCGCTGAGTGTGGCAAACACCACCATGATCACTGCCAAGCATGTGCAGAGGCTTGCCGCAGATGTGCAGAAGCTTGCCGGTTGATGGCAGCAGTAGCGTAA
- the argS gene encoding arginine--tRNA ligase: MLMKQAAADIAPLTGLNEQEVLRLLEVPPQAEMGDAAFPCFALAKSLKKAPAVIATELATGLQTSGIEATPAGPYVNIRFNREKLAPNLLKELGNAAFGKLQLGQGSRVVIDMSSPNIAKPFGIGHLRSTVIGAALYRLYNEAGYTSVSVNHLGDWGTQFGKQIAAYKRWGNDEALQADPIRTSLELYVRFHDEAENDPSLEIEARDWFRKLEQGDEEAQRLWAFFVEVSMKEFNRMYERLNVQFDHTLGESFYNDKMGAVVEELKAKGLLEESDGALVVRLEDENMPPCLIIKKDGTTIYPTRDLATAVYRHEVMKADRLLYVVGGEQKLHFRQVFAVLSRMGHEWSSKCEHIPFGLMRFEGRKMSTRRGKVVFLQEVLDEAVARALQIIQEKNPNLENPQKVAEAVGVGAIIFGDLRNSRLNDVDFSLEDAVSFEGETGPYVQYTHARIQSVLAKAEEAIRVENENTLTNGTISDDVNDTETTSSLIGDTSWALLKLLGDYPEYLEKAIHRNEPSVIAKYTIDVAQAFNRFYHAERIADASSDVRSFRVALAKRTAERLAYSLHLLGVQAPERM; this comes from the coding sequence ATGTTGATGAAGCAGGCTGCGGCCGATATTGCCCCTTTAACGGGATTGAATGAACAAGAGGTTCTGAGATTACTGGAAGTCCCACCACAGGCGGAGATGGGTGATGCGGCATTCCCTTGTTTTGCATTAGCGAAGTCATTAAAGAAAGCACCGGCAGTCATTGCGACCGAGCTCGCAACTGGATTGCAGACCTCTGGAATTGAAGCAACTCCCGCTGGGCCGTATGTAAATATTCGTTTCAATCGGGAGAAGCTCGCGCCGAATCTGCTAAAAGAACTGGGGAATGCCGCATTTGGTAAGCTTCAGCTTGGTCAAGGTTCGCGTGTTGTGATTGATATGTCTTCCCCTAACATCGCGAAACCCTTCGGAATTGGACATTTGCGTTCTACTGTAATCGGTGCAGCATTGTATCGGTTGTACAACGAAGCCGGTTATACCTCTGTAAGTGTGAATCATCTGGGAGACTGGGGAACCCAGTTTGGCAAGCAGATCGCAGCGTACAAACGGTGGGGCAATGATGAAGCCTTGCAGGCAGACCCGATCCGTACGTCCCTGGAGCTGTATGTCCGCTTCCACGATGAGGCGGAGAACGATCCTTCTCTGGAGATTGAGGCACGCGATTGGTTTCGCAAGCTGGAGCAAGGGGATGAAGAAGCACAGCGGTTATGGGCGTTCTTTGTGGAAGTGAGCATGAAGGAATTCAACCGGATGTATGAACGTCTGAATGTACAGTTCGACCATACGCTGGGGGAAAGCTTTTACAATGACAAGATGGGCGCGGTGGTTGAAGAGCTCAAGGCAAAAGGTTTACTTGAAGAGAGTGATGGAGCACTCGTGGTACGTCTGGAGGATGAGAACATGCCCCCGTGCCTGATTATTAAAAAAGACGGAACAACAATCTACCCTACACGGGATTTGGCTACGGCGGTTTATCGTCATGAGGTGATGAAGGCAGATCGGTTGTTATACGTGGTCGGAGGCGAGCAGAAGTTACATTTCCGTCAGGTATTTGCGGTCCTATCCCGTATGGGGCATGAATGGTCTTCGAAGTGTGAACATATCCCGTTTGGATTAATGCGTTTTGAGGGACGGAAAATGTCTACCCGCCGCGGTAAAGTCGTCTTTTTGCAGGAAGTGTTGGATGAGGCAGTCGCTCGTGCCTTGCAGATTATTCAGGAGAAAAACCCGAATCTGGAGAACCCTCAGAAGGTGGCTGAGGCGGTCGGTGTAGGTGCCATTATCTTCGGTGATCTACGTAATAGTCGGTTAAACGATGTGGACTTCTCATTGGAAGATGCGGTGAGTTTTGAAGGGGAGACCGGACCTTATGTGCAATACACCCATGCTCGGATTCAAAGTGTACTTGCCAAGGCAGAAGAGGCAATCCGCGTGGAAAATGAAAACACTCTGACTAACGGCACGATTTCAGATGATGTAAATGACACAGAAACCACTTCATCCCTTATCGGCGATACCTCATGGGCATTGCTGAAACTGCTTGGTGATTATCCCGAGTATCTTGAAAAAGCAATTCATCGGAATGAGCCTTCGGTCATTGCCAAATATACAATAGATGTCGCTCAGGCGTTCAACCGCTTCTATCACGCCGAACGGATTGCGGATGCGTCATCTGATGTAAGATCCTTCCGGGTGGCATTGGCCAAACGTACTGCCGAACGCCTAGCGTACAGTTTACATTTGCTGGGTGTGCAAGCTCCAGAGCGGATGTGA
- a CDS encoding ABC transporter ATP-binding protein — MIRSKRGLFKKANQDVPDSLGRGMLLQQVSKRIGNAQVLNEINLEVKQGECAVLVGRNGSGKSTLLRMLAGILLPDTGSIQRTMKGSDGYAVDGLPRLPFTSGEYLWDMGRIRGILPEILRERIRELSELLYLDTAIEQKLPLLSKGTLQKVNLIQALLPGPGGLLLLDEPLSGLDIPAQEGIVSLLRQWKDEGTSIVTACHEPLLIERLADQVIVLKKGGVLRYWSREDILQAGEPVVRIQSLTKAGEDLANDLSIVQQPGVLSLVRNTSSEISNAWLWDWKVVQQSTDDVLRMILASGGSVVSVQQEESQLHMESLLEGQHPAVHARRGGVTESVDLSSSMDDAGGEAK; from the coding sequence GTGATAAGGAGTAAACGTGGACTTTTCAAGAAAGCCAATCAAGATGTACCAGACTCATTAGGTCGAGGTATGTTGCTTCAACAAGTGAGCAAGCGAATAGGTAATGCTCAAGTACTTAATGAAATTAATCTGGAAGTGAAGCAGGGAGAATGTGCTGTACTTGTTGGCAGAAACGGTTCTGGCAAAAGTACGTTGCTACGTATGTTGGCAGGTATTTTGTTACCCGATACAGGATCGATCCAGCGCACAATGAAGGGTTCTGATGGGTATGCAGTAGATGGCCTGCCACGTTTACCCTTTACCTCCGGAGAGTATTTGTGGGACATGGGTCGAATTCGGGGCATTCTCCCCGAGATACTGCGTGAGCGGATTAGAGAACTTAGTGAACTTTTATATCTGGATACCGCGATCGAGCAGAAGTTACCCTTATTATCGAAGGGCACACTGCAAAAAGTAAATTTGATTCAGGCCCTGTTACCTGGACCGGGTGGTCTTTTGCTACTGGATGAACCTTTATCGGGCTTGGATATTCCAGCTCAAGAGGGCATTGTATCCTTATTGCGACAATGGAAGGATGAAGGGACATCCATTGTTACAGCTTGTCATGAACCGTTGCTTATTGAACGTTTGGCAGACCAGGTGATTGTGTTGAAGAAAGGCGGCGTGCTCCGCTACTGGAGTCGTGAAGATATACTACAAGCTGGCGAACCCGTTGTACGTATTCAAAGTCTGACGAAAGCTGGAGAGGATCTGGCTAACGATCTATCGATTGTACAACAACCGGGAGTACTGTCTTTAGTTCGTAATACAAGCTCGGAGATATCCAATGCTTGGTTGTGGGATTGGAAAGTGGTTCAACAATCAACAGATGATGTCCTCAGAATGATTCTGGCATCCGGAGGTTCGGTTGTGTCTGTACAACAGGAAGAAAGTCAATTACATATGGAAAGTCTGCTGGAAGGACAACATCCAGCTGTACATGCGAGGCGTGGAGGTGTCACAGAATCTGTGGACTTAAGCTCTTCCATGGATGATGCGGGGGGAGAAGCCAAATGA
- a CDS encoding YdcF family protein: MTSKRITKRWILMTVLAVVLVGILWTVVTAIRISAYTDEDSSRISDAAIILGAAVAGDNPSPVFRERIEHGIELYRQGTVRNLLFTGGSSGDGEHTEAEVGQKYAIAHGVDPADIRIETTSRITEENLVNSIPIGEQAGYQTYTIVSDPLHMKRAMKLAAGLGMDAVPSPTRTTAYRTWRSKFPFLARETVMYMGYTIKGWIDNPQ; this comes from the coding sequence ATGACAAGCAAACGGATAACGAAACGCTGGATATTAATGACGGTTCTGGCTGTAGTATTAGTTGGAATCCTGTGGACTGTGGTTACCGCAATTCGTATATCAGCATATACGGATGAGGATTCATCCAGGATATCGGATGCAGCAATCATTCTGGGCGCAGCCGTGGCGGGGGATAACCCTTCACCTGTATTTCGCGAACGTATTGAACACGGGATTGAACTATACCGTCAGGGTACCGTTCGTAATCTGCTTTTCACAGGTGGATCAAGTGGTGATGGAGAACATACGGAAGCTGAAGTGGGTCAGAAGTATGCCATCGCACATGGAGTAGATCCTGCGGACATTCGCATTGAGACCACATCCAGAATTACCGAGGAGAATCTGGTCAATTCAATTCCAATCGGTGAACAGGCCGGTTATCAAACGTATACGATTGTGAGTGATCCTTTACATATGAAACGAGCCATGAAGCTGGCTGCTGGACTGGGTATGGATGCCGTACCCTCTCCGACACGAACGACGGCGTATCGAACCTGGCGCAGCAAGTTTCCTTTTCTCGCAAGAGAGACCGTGATGTACATGGGATATACAATCAAAGGATGGATAGACAATCCGCAGTAG
- a CDS encoding ABC transporter ATP-binding protein, translating to MKSNTGKRLLDYALKAKGTFIAALIMLTIGVAAELAGPFIAKSMIDNHLLAIEQPFYETTASDEAAVYNGKNYKREGLFEPDENKGSEVRVLQAGRSFYFVNEPVSAPDGDRTYTDGTLTVTRAGEVTGQYAATPLSAGELFAFYKPEMPSIYQLIVYYMIFLVISVIMEFGKTFWLQSSANKVIQRLRNDVYAHIQRLPVHFFDNLPAGKVVSRVTNDTEAVKDLFVAVLSNFFSGIITITGVYVALFLLDVRLGLISLFVVPMLITWIVLYRKFATRYNTIIRSRLSEINAIINESIQGMSIIRVFRHQKQTKQEFEDLNDDYMKHQNKMLNLNAFTSHNLVNVLRNIAFAVVLWYFGSSVLDGTSIISLGVLYAFVDVLGRLFQPITGMVNQLANLDSSLVSAGRVFELMDEKGEAVTDGSMPRYKGNVVFDDVFFAYKKDYVLHNISFKASQGQTVALVGHTGSGKSSIINLLFRFYDPQKGKITIDGQNVKDLPKQWIREHMGIVLQDPYLFTGTIASNVSLGDEKISRERIEQALRDVGAERILAHLPQGFDEPVIEKGSTLSAGQRQLISFARALAFDPAILILDEATANIDTETEALIQNALEVLKKGRTTFIIAHRLSTIRSADQILVLHRGRIVEQGAHDELMELKGRYYKMYQLQQGAQAAASATSENPSGEIIPTSTSFAGGNA from the coding sequence TTGAAGTCTAATACAGGCAAAAGGCTGCTTGATTACGCCTTGAAAGCCAAAGGAACATTTATCGCTGCATTAATTATGCTTACTATTGGTGTTGCGGCCGAGCTTGCCGGGCCGTTCATCGCCAAATCCATGATCGACAATCACTTGCTCGCGATTGAGCAGCCTTTCTATGAGACGACAGCTTCAGATGAAGCTGCAGTCTACAACGGTAAGAATTACAAACGCGAAGGCTTGTTCGAACCGGATGAAAACAAAGGTTCCGAAGTGCGGGTATTACAAGCCGGCAGAAGTTTTTATTTTGTAAACGAACCGGTCAGCGCACCTGACGGGGACCGCACATATACGGATGGAACCCTCACGGTTACACGCGCAGGTGAGGTAACAGGCCAATATGCGGCAACACCCCTGTCCGCTGGTGAACTGTTTGCTTTTTACAAACCGGAGATGCCCAGCATCTATCAATTAATTGTGTATTACATGATCTTCCTCGTGATCTCGGTCATTATGGAGTTTGGTAAAACTTTCTGGCTGCAATCCTCGGCCAACAAGGTCATTCAAAGACTGCGTAACGATGTGTATGCCCATATTCAGCGACTGCCGGTGCACTTTTTTGATAACCTGCCCGCAGGTAAAGTTGTATCTCGGGTCACAAACGATACAGAAGCCGTAAAAGATCTGTTCGTTGCTGTTCTTTCGAACTTTTTCTCAGGAATCATCACGATTACAGGTGTGTATGTTGCACTCTTCCTGCTTGATGTTCGCCTGGGTCTAATCTCATTATTCGTTGTGCCGATGCTCATTACATGGATTGTGCTCTATCGCAAATTCGCTACTCGCTACAACACGATCATTCGATCCCGACTGAGTGAGATCAATGCAATCATTAACGAGTCCATTCAGGGGATGTCCATTATCCGCGTATTCCGCCATCAGAAACAAACCAAACAGGAATTCGAAGATCTGAATGATGACTATATGAAACACCAGAACAAAATGCTGAACCTGAATGCCTTCACCTCACACAACCTGGTTAACGTATTACGGAATATCGCCTTTGCGGTTGTCCTGTGGTACTTTGGTTCCAGCGTGTTGGATGGCACAAGTATTATCTCCCTGGGTGTTCTGTATGCCTTCGTTGATGTTCTGGGTCGCTTGTTCCAGCCAATCACCGGTATGGTGAATCAACTCGCCAACCTGGACTCCTCCCTCGTATCTGCTGGTCGCGTCTTTGAGCTGATGGATGAAAAGGGAGAAGCTGTAACCGATGGCTCTATGCCAAGATACAAAGGGAATGTTGTCTTCGATGATGTATTCTTTGCCTATAAAAAAGATTACGTGCTTCACAATATCTCGTTTAAAGCATCCCAAGGTCAGACGGTCGCTCTGGTCGGTCATACCGGTTCGGGTAAAAGCTCAATTATCAACCTGCTGTTCCGGTTCTATGATCCGCAAAAAGGCAAGATCACGATTGACGGTCAGAATGTCAAAGATCTGCCTAAACAGTGGATTCGCGAGCATATGGGGATTGTATTGCAGGACCCGTATCTGTTCACAGGCACCATTGCTTCCAACGTCAGTCTCGGCGATGAGAAGATTTCCCGTGAACGAATTGAACAGGCGCTGCGTGATGTAGGCGCTGAACGTATCCTGGCTCATTTGCCTCAAGGCTTTGACGAACCTGTCATCGAAAAAGGAAGTACATTGTCCGCTGGACAGCGTCAATTGATCTCCTTTGCTCGGGCACTGGCGTTTGATCCGGCCATCCTCATTCTGGATGAAGCGACTGCCAATATTGATACGGAAACGGAAGCATTGATTCAGAATGCACTCGAAGTCCTCAAAAAAGGACGTACCACCTTCATCATTGCTCACCGTCTCTCCACTATTCGTTCGGCAGATCAAATTCTGGTTCTGCATCGTGGGCGTATCGTTGAGCAAGGTGCACATGATGAACTGATGGAGCTTAAAGGCCGCTATTATAAAATGTATCAGCTCCAGCAAGGTGCGCAAGCAGCAGCGAGTGCAACCAGCGAGAATCCGTCGGGTGAGATCATTCCAACCTCAACCTCCTTTGCCGGAGGCAATGCATAA
- a CDS encoding ABC transporter ATP-binding protein codes for MFSVLKNLAWFFRLERKRYLTGVILLILVGIAELLPPRLLGNAIDEIVRGSITGTSLTRYILLILGTVIIIYLVTYVWMHKLFGGANLVERLLRSRFMDHLLRMTPPFFEKNRTGDLMARATNDLRSIATTAGFGMLTLTDSTAFLATVLFAMGFLVSWKLTLAAILPLPFIAIAMMIYGKAVHQRYTLAQDAFGDMNDQVLESIAGIRVVRAYVQERLDEKRFADVTEDVYRKNLAVARMDALFEPTIRLFVGLSYVIALAYGIYLVFHNEITLGDLVSFNMYLGMMIWPMFAIGELINLMQRGSASLDRVNETLSVEPAVQDVEQPAHVTNPEEIAMQDVTFRYPSSTVDNLSHISFSLRPGQTLGVVGRTGSGKSTLLKQLLHEYPAGSGTLSISGHPIQDIAKDDLHSWIGYVPQEQVLFSKSVRQNIQFGQPGASDEVIMEAIRTAAFDGDLGTLSDGLDTLVGEKGISLSGGQKQRVSLARAFIANPDILILDDALSAVDARTEAKIIENIRNKRSGKTTLISTHRLSAIEHADRIIVLEHGKITEEGTHQELLAMNGWYREQYERQQVESNLST; via the coding sequence TTGTTCTCTGTACTTAAAAACCTGGCCTGGTTCTTCCGGCTGGAACGCAAACGATACCTAACCGGTGTCATTTTGCTTATTCTGGTGGGCATTGCCGAACTGCTGCCTCCTCGTCTTCTTGGTAATGCCATCGACGAGATTGTGCGCGGTTCCATTACCGGCACCTCACTTACGCGTTATATTTTGCTTATTCTAGGAACGGTCATCATTATCTATCTGGTTACATACGTTTGGATGCACAAACTGTTTGGTGGTGCCAATCTGGTGGAGCGGCTGCTTCGTTCACGCTTTATGGACCACTTGTTACGGATGACTCCTCCCTTTTTTGAGAAAAACAGAACAGGAGATTTGATGGCTCGGGCCACCAATGATCTTCGTTCCATTGCCACTACAGCAGGCTTCGGCATGCTGACCTTAACAGACTCTACAGCCTTTCTGGCCACCGTATTGTTCGCCATGGGTTTCCTGGTTAGTTGGAAACTGACCTTGGCGGCAATCCTGCCATTACCTTTTATCGCCATTGCCATGATGATCTATGGTAAAGCTGTACATCAACGTTACACCCTGGCACAGGATGCATTCGGAGATATGAACGACCAGGTGCTGGAATCCATCGCCGGGATTCGTGTCGTGCGTGCTTATGTGCAGGAACGTCTGGACGAGAAACGGTTCGCCGACGTGACCGAAGATGTGTATCGTAAAAATCTGGCTGTTGCCAGAATGGATGCCCTATTTGAACCCACCATCCGCCTCTTCGTTGGACTCAGTTATGTGATTGCACTTGCCTACGGCATATATCTTGTATTTCATAATGAAATTACCCTGGGGGATCTCGTATCGTTTAACATGTACCTGGGGATGATGATCTGGCCCATGTTTGCCATCGGTGAATTAATTAACCTGATGCAACGTGGTAGCGCTTCGCTTGATCGGGTCAACGAGACTTTATCAGTAGAACCTGCCGTACAAGATGTGGAGCAACCTGCTCACGTTACGAATCCGGAAGAAATTGCGATGCAGGATGTTACATTCCGTTACCCAAGTTCCACTGTCGACAATCTCAGTCACATCAGCTTTTCGCTACGACCGGGTCAAACATTGGGTGTTGTGGGTCGTACGGGTAGCGGTAAGTCTACTTTGCTCAAACAACTGCTTCATGAATACCCTGCCGGTTCGGGCACATTAAGTATCTCGGGTCATCCGATTCAGGATATCGCCAAAGATGACTTGCACAGCTGGATTGGGTACGTACCACAGGAACAAGTTCTGTTCTCCAAATCAGTTCGTCAAAACATTCAATTTGGTCAACCTGGGGCCAGTGATGAAGTCATCATGGAAGCCATTCGTACCGCCGCTTTTGACGGGGATCTGGGGACTTTGTCCGATGGACTGGATACACTCGTTGGTGAAAAAGGAATCTCTCTGTCCGGTGGACAGAAACAGCGGGTATCGCTGGCGCGTGCCTTTATTGCTAATCCTGATATTCTGATCCTCGATGATGCCTTATCTGCGGTCGATGCACGTACTGAAGCCAAAATCATTGAAAATATACGCAACAAACGCTCGGGCAAAACCACGCTGATCTCGACTCATCGCCTGTCTGCTATTGAACATGCTGACCGAATCATCGTACTGGAGCACGGGAAAATTACGGAAGAAGGCACTCACCAAGAATTGTTAGCCATGAACGGCTGGTACCGTGAACAGTATGAACGGCAACAGGTCGAGTCCAATCTGTCCACGTAG
- a CDS encoding HesB/YadR/YfhF family protein, with translation MSTIHVSDQAARWYKEELNLNEGDSIRFFARYSSGGGLHPGFSLGIAVEKPRHPADQTEVSGIQFFMEDHDYWYLKGHQLHVDIVDEGQDIEYRYTEV, from the coding sequence ATGAGTACCATACATGTATCCGATCAAGCTGCTCGCTGGTACAAGGAAGAGCTGAATTTGAACGAGGGAGACAGCATTCGATTTTTTGCACGTTATAGCTCTGGCGGAGGTCTTCACCCTGGATTTTCGCTAGGTATTGCTGTGGAGAAACCAAGACATCCTGCGGATCAAACCGAAGTGTCGGGGATTCAATTTTTTATGGAAGATCACGATTATTGGTATCTGAAAGGCCACCAACTGCATGTGGATATCGTTGATGAAGGTCAGGATATCGAATACCGTTATACGGAAGTCTAA